One genomic window of Halogeometricum sp. S3BR5-2 includes the following:
- a CDS encoding ABC transporter ATP-binding protein: MSKTENDANTNANATETGPNATEPPADAPILGGGGPNVTAERPLEVEGLRKSFGGITAVDDASFSVEGGTLTGLIGPNGAGKSTTFNLITGMLTPDEGTVTFNDEDITGMEPHAIANKGLVRTFQIARELEDMTVLENMMLAPKGQRGEKLWRSVTPGVRDDVIAQEEELLDRVWDVLEFFDIDHIADEYAGNLSGGQRKLLEMARALLTDPDMLLLDEPFAGVNPSLEKRLLEHIHALKDQGYTFLLVEHDMDLIMENCEHVIVLHQGRVLTEGTPADIKSNEDVIEAYLGGNV; this comes from the coding sequence ATGAGTAAGACCGAGAACGACGCGAACACGAACGCGAATGCGACCGAGACGGGACCGAACGCGACCGAACCGCCGGCCGACGCGCCCATTCTGGGCGGCGGCGGACCGAACGTGACGGCGGAGCGCCCGCTCGAAGTCGAGGGGCTCAGAAAGTCCTTCGGCGGCATCACCGCCGTCGACGACGCGTCGTTCTCCGTCGAGGGCGGCACGCTGACGGGGCTCATCGGCCCGAACGGCGCCGGTAAGTCGACGACGTTCAACCTCATCACCGGCATGCTCACGCCCGACGAGGGGACGGTGACGTTCAACGACGAGGACATCACCGGGATGGAACCGCACGCCATCGCGAACAAGGGGCTCGTCCGGACGTTCCAGATAGCGCGCGAACTCGAAGACATGACGGTCTTGGAGAACATGATGCTCGCGCCGAAGGGACAGCGCGGCGAGAAGCTCTGGCGGTCGGTGACGCCGGGCGTCCGCGACGACGTCATCGCACAGGAGGAGGAACTCCTCGACCGGGTCTGGGACGTCCTGGAGTTCTTCGACATCGACCACATCGCCGACGAGTACGCGGGCAACCTCTCCGGCGGGCAGCGGAAACTCTTGGAGATGGCGCGGGCGCTCCTGACGGACCCCGACATGCTGCTCTTGGACGAACCGTTCGCGGGCGTCAACCCCTCCCTGGAGAAGCGCCTGCTCGAACACATCCACGCCCTGAAAGACCAGGGCTACACCTTCCTCCTGGTCGAACACGACATGGACCTCATCATGGAGAACTGCGAGCACGTCATCGTACTGCACCAGGGGCGCGTCCTCACCGAGGGGACGCCCGCGGACATCAAATCGAACGAG
- a CDS encoding branched-chain amino acid ABC transporter permease: MSVREDLADRVPGGDAGLIVAALVVLYAAYVLAGVGLGYSLRGQLNTVAVLTFYIGVFAMLALALNLHWGYTGLFNIGIVGFMAVGIYVMALVSKPVYQSGGAAQVGGLGLPLVVGIAVGMVAAALLGLVVALPALRLRADYLAIVTIAMSEIVRFSFLSGEFQQFTLFGNRVGFGGGSGLILDFTDPLQAFFETFGLWGAYLGFVDAFGAIVPTNPKPVVDGLVYGLVLLLFVAAYYWLLKRTGESPFGRVLKAIREDEDVANSLGKNTNQFKIKSFMLGCALMGLAGILWFMTQGAVTPNTFRPRITFFVWIALIIGGAGSNTGSVLGGAVFAAVLYQGPRYFKNLVDTALPAFNAPSSFGPAVAPLISNLNPAPLFYYTVDSIRQLQLVLMGLVLIWLMHNRPEGMLGHRKETAAGIPLTANHARAAATDGGTESDDGDGGERNE; encoded by the coding sequence ATGAGCGTCCGCGAGGACCTCGCGGACCGAGTGCCCGGCGGCGACGCCGGCCTCATCGTCGCCGCCCTCGTGGTGCTGTACGCCGCGTACGTGCTCGCCGGGGTCGGCCTCGGCTACTCGCTGCGCGGCCAACTCAACACCGTCGCGGTGTTGACGTTCTACATCGGCGTCTTCGCGATGCTGGCGCTGGCGCTGAACCTCCACTGGGGCTACACCGGACTCTTCAACATCGGCATCGTCGGCTTCATGGCCGTCGGCATCTACGTGATGGCGCTGGTGTCGAAGCCGGTCTACCAGTCCGGCGGCGCGGCGCAGGTGGGCGGCCTCGGCCTCCCTCTCGTCGTCGGCATCGCCGTCGGCATGGTCGCCGCGGCACTGCTCGGACTCGTGGTCGCCCTGCCGGCGCTCAGGTTGCGGGCCGACTACCTCGCCATCGTCACCATCGCGATGTCGGAAATCGTTCGCTTCAGCTTCCTCTCGGGGGAGTTCCAGCAGTTCACCCTGTTCGGCAACCGCGTCGGCTTCGGCGGCGGGTCGGGGCTCATCCTCGACTTCACCGACCCCCTACAGGCGTTCTTCGAGACGTTCGGGCTGTGGGGCGCCTACCTCGGTTTCGTCGACGCGTTCGGCGCCATCGTCCCGACCAACCCGAAACCGGTCGTCGACGGACTGGTGTACGGTCTCGTCTTACTCCTGTTCGTCGCGGCGTACTACTGGCTGTTGAAGCGCACCGGCGAGTCGCCGTTCGGCCGCGTCCTCAAGGCCATCCGCGAGGACGAGGACGTGGCGAACTCCCTCGGAAAGAACACGAACCAGTTCAAGATCAAGTCGTTCATGCTCGGGTGCGCGCTGATGGGACTGGCGGGCATCCTCTGGTTCATGACGCAGGGGGCGGTGACGCCGAACACGTTCCGCCCGCGTATCACCTTCTTCGTCTGGATAGCGCTCATCATCGGCGGCGCGGGGTCGAACACGGGGAGCGTGCTCGGCGGCGCCGTCTTCGCGGCGGTGCTGTACCAGGGGCCGCGCTACTTCAAGAACCTCGTCGACACGGCGCTCCCGGCGTTCAACGCGCCGTCGAGTTTCGGCCCGGCCGTGGCGCCGCTCATCTCGAATCTCAACCCGGCGCCGCTGTTCTACTACACCGTCGACAGCATCCGACAGTTACAGCTCGTCCTGATGGGGCTGGTGCTCATCTGGTTGATGCACAACCGCCCCGAGGGGATGCTCGGCCACCGCAAGGAGACGGCCGCGGGCATCCCGCTCACGGCGAACCATGCGCGGGCCGCCGCGACGGACGGCGGGACGGAGAGCGACGACGGAGACGGGGGCGAGCGCAATGAGTAA
- a CDS encoding branched-chain amino acid ABC transporter permease, producing the protein MGIAETYSRGRRFAVDRPGALLLAIVGVLLFGDLVAGLASGRTAFSDVGSLVWDGLMRGLVIGLAGIGLSMTYSILNFANFAHGDYITAGAFSGWGTTYLLAGLGRADIGSLLLVGAGGSVFGGALGIGITGTPIAVVAGLVVAGAFTIALSLGVDRFIFRPIRDEDGITLLITSIGVAFALRYMMQFVFGSDVRGTTAQPPAVSAYFVDGAVRINMHDLTLVVVAGGLMLGVHLLLQRTKLGKAMRAMADNEDLARVTGIPTERVVRAVWIIGGGLTGVAGYMFVLWKGTLGFNDGWLLLLLIFAAVILGGIGSVYGAIAGGLVIGLTASLSVIWIPSAFARAAAFFVMIVILLVKPSGLFSGRSTA; encoded by the coding sequence ATGGGTATCGCTGAGACCTACTCACGCGGTCGCCGGTTCGCAGTCGACAGACCCGGGGCGCTTCTTCTGGCCATCGTCGGGGTTCTCCTCTTCGGAGACCTCGTCGCCGGTCTCGCCTCCGGGCGGACTGCATTCAGTGACGTGGGGTCACTGGTATGGGACGGCCTCATGCGTGGGCTGGTAATCGGGTTAGCGGGTATCGGACTCTCGATGACGTACAGCATCCTGAACTTCGCGAACTTCGCGCACGGCGACTACATCACCGCGGGGGCGTTCTCCGGGTGGGGGACGACCTACCTACTGGCGGGCCTCGGGCGCGCCGACATCGGGTCGCTGCTGCTCGTCGGCGCCGGCGGGTCGGTGTTCGGCGGCGCGCTCGGTATCGGTATCACGGGGACGCCGATAGCCGTCGTGGCCGGCCTCGTCGTCGCCGGAGCGTTCACTATCGCCCTCTCGCTGGGGGTCGACCGGTTCATCTTCCGGCCCATCCGCGACGAGGACGGCATCACGCTGCTCATCACGAGCATCGGCGTCGCGTTCGCGCTCCGCTACATGATGCAGTTCGTCTTCGGGTCGGACGTGCGCGGGACGACGGCGCAACCGCCGGCCGTCTCGGCGTACTTCGTCGACGGGGCGGTCCGCATCAACATGCACGACCTGACGCTCGTCGTCGTCGCCGGCGGTCTGATGCTCGGCGTACACCTCCTGCTCCAGCGGACGAAACTGGGCAAGGCGATGCGGGCGATGGCCGACAACGAGGACCTCGCGCGCGTCACGGGCATCCCGACCGAACGGGTCGTCCGCGCGGTGTGGATCATCGGCGGCGGCCTCACCGGCGTCGCCGGCTACATGTTCGTGCTCTGGAAGGGGACGCTCGGCTTCAACGACGGCTGGCTGCTTCTCCTCCTGATCTTCGCGGCCGTCATCCTCGGCGGCATCGGGTCGGTGTACGGCGCCATCGCGGGCGGCCTCGTCATCGGACTGACGGCGTCGCTGTCGGTCATCTGGATTCCCTCGGCGTTCGCCCGCGCGGCGGCGTTCTTCGTGATGATCGTCATCCTGCTCGTGAAGCCGTCGGGACTGTTCAGCGGGAGGTCGACCGCATGA
- a CDS encoding GNAT family N-acetyltransferase, translating into MDHTDECAVRIGRAGTDSVDVLADLWVELADDQRSYRSHLRADENREQIREAMARHAVTGGLRVARAGDEIVGFVMFSLERGDFEQDGVRGVVRNLYVTPSHRGRGVGSRLLETAEAALADAGAARVSLEAMARNDRARRFYERHGYAVHRVELEKAVESDTHSKED; encoded by the coding sequence ATGGATCACACCGACGAATGCGCGGTGCGCATCGGTCGTGCCGGGACGGACAGCGTCGACGTCCTCGCGGACCTGTGGGTCGAACTCGCCGACGACCAGCGGTCCTACCGCTCGCACCTCCGGGCCGACGAAAACCGCGAGCAGATACGCGAGGCGATGGCCCGGCACGCCGTCACCGGCGGCCTCCGCGTCGCCCGCGCCGGCGACGAAATCGTCGGGTTCGTGATGTTCAGCCTCGAACGCGGCGACTTCGAACAGGACGGCGTCCGGGGCGTCGTCCGCAACCTCTACGTCACGCCCTCCCACCGGGGCCGCGGCGTCGGGTCCCGACTCCTCGAAACCGCCGAGGCGGCGCTGGCCGACGCGGGCGCGGCGCGCGTCAGCCTCGAAGCGATGGCGCGGAACGACCGCGCGCGGCGGTTCTACGAACGGCACGGCTACGCCGTCCACCGGGTCGAGTTGGAGAAGGCGGTCGAAAGCGATACACACTCAAAGGAGGACTGA
- a CDS encoding HalOD1 output domain-containing protein translates to MAPQDPLSIRLVTEISRLEGVEPFELPPLEDYIDTESLDNLFGRPDTPFYEGEVRFRYAGYDVTVTHAGEFDIS, encoded by the coding sequence ATGGCACCTCAGGACCCGCTCAGTATTCGGCTCGTGACCGAAATATCACGACTGGAAGGTGTCGAACCGTTCGAACTCCCGCCGCTCGAAGACTACATCGACACGGAATCGCTCGACAACCTGTTCGGACGCCCGGACACGCCGTTCTACGAGGGCGAGGTCAGATTCCGCTACGCGGGGTACGACGTGACGGTCACGCACGCGGGCGAGTTCGATATCTCGTGA
- a CDS encoding phage repressor protein: MILDRLREGRNVGANLALELDRNRGYVNNQLSKLASLELVRRVGPSENGGLYELTERGELAVTYRERYDDDSVEFESLLDEELRTTQNADTAGSAAEAAEE; the protein is encoded by the coding sequence ATGATTCTCGACCGGCTACGCGAGGGCCGGAACGTCGGTGCGAATCTCGCGCTCGAACTCGACCGAAACCGCGGGTACGTCAACAACCAGCTCTCGAAACTCGCGTCGCTCGAACTCGTCCGTCGGGTCGGACCGAGTGAGAACGGCGGCCTGTACGAACTCACGGAGCGAGGGGAACTGGCGGTTACCTACCGGGAGCGATACGACGACGATTCGGTGGAGTTCGAGTCGCTGCTGGACGAGGAGCTTCGGACCACGCAGAACGCCGATACCGCCGGAAGCGCCGCCGAGGCGGCCGAAGAGTAG
- a CDS encoding DUF7345 domain-containing protein — translation MSRLVSRSICVLWLVLFFVLVGAAAAPAAGQSTRTIAGTQLAPDDVSLRIDIREDGTAEWAVEYRVLLDDENTTTAFESVRRDVEADGSEYSSEFRGRMQSTAATAENATGREMAIENVSVSASRQQLPQEYGVLTYRFVWVNFAVVDGDSIRAGDALRGLFLDDETSLLVTWPEGYVVEDAAPAPDDERTRTVVWNGPLDFGPGEPSVVVAAQGSAEAEAGAGVTTNGPATAGGEGGGLSPAGGDGSNLWLGGAGLLVAAAVVGGGWALYRRRGEDDPADGADTGAATRTEAAAAPARDGPAGADAESAPAGTDRATAPGEDSPETGADPEEGSTAAAPGADGGTPPWEDELLSNEERVLALMEHEGGRLKQQEVAQTLDWTDAKTSQVVRRMREADELDAFRLGRENVLVLPDADADREDG, via the coding sequence ATGAGTCGTCTCGTTTCCCGCAGTATCTGCGTCCTCTGGTTGGTCCTGTTCTTCGTCCTCGTCGGCGCGGCGGCGGCACCGGCGGCCGGCCAGTCGACGCGCACCATCGCCGGGACACAACTCGCCCCCGACGACGTCTCCCTCCGCATCGACATCCGCGAGGACGGCACCGCCGAGTGGGCGGTGGAGTACCGCGTCCTCCTCGACGACGAGAACACGACGACGGCGTTCGAGTCGGTCAGACGCGACGTGGAGGCCGACGGGTCGGAGTACTCCTCGGAGTTCCGCGGCCGGATGCAGTCGACGGCCGCGACGGCCGAGAACGCCACCGGGCGCGAGATGGCCATCGAGAACGTGAGCGTCAGCGCCTCCAGACAGCAGCTTCCGCAGGAGTACGGCGTGCTCACGTACCGGTTCGTCTGGGTGAACTTCGCCGTCGTCGACGGCGACAGCATCCGCGCCGGCGACGCCCTCCGGGGACTGTTCCTCGACGACGAGACGTCGCTTCTGGTGACGTGGCCCGAGGGGTACGTCGTCGAGGACGCCGCGCCGGCGCCCGACGACGAGCGGACGCGGACCGTCGTCTGGAACGGGCCGCTCGACTTCGGCCCCGGCGAACCCTCCGTGGTCGTCGCCGCGCAGGGGTCCGCGGAGGCGGAGGCGGGAGCGGGCGTAACGACGAACGGGCCGGCGACGGCGGGCGGAGAGGGCGGCGGCCTCTCGCCGGCCGGTGGGGACGGCTCGAACCTGTGGCTCGGAGGGGCGGGACTGCTGGTCGCCGCGGCCGTCGTCGGCGGCGGTTGGGCGCTCTACCGCAGACGGGGGGAAGACGACCCGGCGGACGGCGCCGATACCGGCGCCGCGACCCGTACCGAGGCCGCCGCCGCACCGGCGCGCGACGGGCCGGCCGGGGCGGACGCCGAATCGGCGCCGGCCGGAACGGACCGCGCCACCGCCCCCGGGGAGGACTCCCCCGAGACCGGAGCGGACCCCGAGGAGGGGTCGACGGCCGCCGCGCCGGGGGCGGACGGCGGGACGCCGCCGTGGGAGGACGAACTTCTGAGCAACGAGGAGCGAGTCCTCGCGCTGATGGAGCACGAAGGGGGGCGTCTGAAGCAACAGGAGGTCGCCCAGACGCTCGACTGGACCGACGCGAAGACGAGTCAGGTCGTCCGCCGGATGCGCGAGGCGGACGAACTCGACGCGTTCCGCCTCGGCCGGGAGAACGTCCTCGTACTCCCCGACGCGGACGCCGACCGGGAGGATGGATAA
- a CDS encoding DUF7563 family protein: protein MPECQNCGSFVTTAYARVFAPDGMDRPRVCPSCEDMVRDGAEVRKARSARNT, encoded by the coding sequence ATGCCCGAATGTCAGAACTGCGGTTCCTTCGTCACGACGGCGTACGCCCGGGTCTTCGCCCCGGACGGCATGGACCGCCCGCGCGTCTGTCCGAGCTGTGAGGATATGGTTCGCGACGGCGCAGAGGTGAGAAAAGCGCGCTCGGCGCGGAACACCTGA
- a CDS encoding TrmB family transcriptional regulator: MQGTVQPRPAAGADSESVPTVPAELESPRAKLVYLFLSVRGESSVTDLQNGLEMKKISLYSILGTLSDRGLVHQDAERYRIA, from the coding sequence ATGCAAGGCACTGTTCAACCGCGACCCGCCGCCGGAGCCGACTCCGAGTCCGTTCCCACCGTCCCCGCGGAACTCGAATCGCCGCGCGCGAAGCTCGTCTACCTCTTCCTGTCGGTCCGAGGGGAGTCGTCCGTGACCGACCTCCAGAACGGGTTGGAGATGAAGAAGATCTCCCTGTACAGCATCCTGGGAACGCTGTCCGACCGGGGCCTCGTCCACCAGGACGCCGAGCGCTACCGAATCGCCTGA
- a CDS encoding FAD-binding protein, with protein sequence MHEHDVIVVGAGGAGLRAAIAAQEEGADVAIVSKLHPVRSHTGAAEGGINAALREGDSWEQHAYDTMKGSDYLGDAPAIETLCQDSPEEVIQLEHWGLAFSRDEDGRMSQRPFGGMSFPRTTYAGAETGHQLLHTMYEQLVKRGIQVYDEWYVTRLAVSDEEDPTERDCHGVVAYDIKSGGLDAFHARDGVILATGGPGQVFDHTTNAVANTGDGPAMAYRAGVPLEDMEFIQFHPTTLPSTGVLITEGVRGEGGILYNKDGERFMFEHGYANNDGELASRDVVSRAELTEVNEGRGIEDEYVHLDMRHLGEERIIDRLENIVHLAEDFEGVDPLEQPMPVKPGQHYAMGGIETDENGETCISGLYAAGECACASVHGSNRLGGNALPELTVFGKRAGRHAAGGDLGTAKIETGKRGDWEVGEVDTPVEPGDVSAPGEDVVADGSGGTAASSGGSLSPDEYVQRALDVERERVQSLLEKEEGRQHAEIRADVQKSMTRNVNVFREESGLKQALRDIRDAREKYEDVYVADKSSTFNTDLIQTIETRNVLDLAEAITLGALARDEFRGAHWRRENQERRDEVWLKHTMLSWEDGRPDLWYRPVVLEGENKTYEPKVRSY encoded by the coding sequence ATGCACGAACACGACGTTATCGTTGTCGGCGCGGGCGGCGCGGGTCTCCGCGCGGCCATCGCGGCACAAGAAGAGGGGGCCGACGTGGCCATCGTCTCGAAGCTCCACCCCGTCCGCAGTCACACGGGCGCGGCGGAGGGGGGCATCAACGCCGCTCTCCGGGAGGGCGACTCCTGGGAGCAGCACGCCTACGACACGATGAAGGGGTCCGACTACCTCGGCGACGCCCCGGCCATCGAGACGCTCTGTCAGGACAGTCCCGAGGAGGTCATCCAACTGGAGCACTGGGGGCTGGCGTTCTCCCGCGACGAGGACGGCCGGATGAGCCAGCGCCCGTTCGGCGGGATGTCGTTCCCGCGGACGACGTACGCGGGCGCGGAGACGGGCCATCAGCTCCTGCACACGATGTACGAGCAGTTGGTCAAGCGGGGCATCCAGGTGTACGACGAGTGGTACGTCACCCGCCTCGCCGTCTCCGACGAAGAGGACCCGACCGAGCGGGACTGTCACGGCGTCGTCGCCTACGACATCAAATCCGGCGGCCTCGACGCCTTCCACGCGCGCGACGGCGTCATCCTCGCCACCGGCGGCCCCGGTCAGGTGTTCGACCACACCACCAACGCCGTCGCCAACACCGGCGACGGGCCGGCGATGGCCTACCGCGCGGGCGTCCCCTTGGAGGACATGGAGTTCATCCAGTTCCACCCGACGACGCTCCCCTCGACGGGCGTCCTCATCACCGAGGGGGTTCGCGGCGAGGGCGGCATCCTCTACAACAAGGACGGCGAGCGCTTCATGTTCGAGCACGGCTACGCGAACAACGACGGCGAACTCGCCTCCCGCGACGTGGTCTCGCGCGCCGAACTCACCGAGGTGAACGAGGGGCGCGGCATCGAGGACGAGTACGTCCACCTCGACATGCGCCACCTCGGCGAGGAGCGCATCATCGACCGACTGGAGAACATCGTCCACCTCGCGGAGGACTTCGAGGGCGTCGACCCCCTCGAACAGCCGATGCCGGTCAAGCCCGGCCAGCACTACGCGATGGGCGGCATCGAGACGGACGAGAACGGCGAGACGTGCATCTCGGGGCTGTACGCGGCCGGCGAGTGCGCCTGCGCGTCCGTCCACGGGTCGAACCGCCTCGGCGGCAACGCCCTCCCGGAACTCACCGTCTTCGGCAAGCGCGCAGGCCGGCACGCCGCCGGCGGTGACCTCGGGACGGCGAAGATAGAGACGGGCAAGCGCGGCGACTGGGAAGTCGGCGAGGTCGACACGCCCGTCGAACCCGGCGACGTCTCCGCGCCCGGCGAGGACGTCGTCGCGGACGGCAGCGGCGGCACGGCCGCCTCCTCGGGCGGGTCGCTCTCGCCCGACGAGTACGTCCAGCGCGCCCTCGACGTCGAACGCGAACGCGTCCAGTCGCTCCTGGAGAAAGAAGAAGGACGACAGCACGCCGAGATTCGCGCCGACGTGCAGAAGTCGATGACGCGGAACGTGAACGTGTTCCGCGAGGAGTCCGGGCTGAAGCAGGCGCTCCGCGACATCCGCGACGCGCGCGAGAAGTACGAGGACGTGTACGTCGCCGACAAGTCGAGCACGTTCAACACCGACCTCATCCAGACCATCGAGACGCGGAACGTCCTCGACCTCGCGGAGGCCATCACGCTCGGCGCGTTGGCCCGCGACGAGTTCCGCGGCGCCCACTGGCGCAGGGAGAACCAGGAACGCCGCGACGAGGTGTGGCTCAAGCACACGATGCTGTCGTGGGAGGACGGCCGCCCCGACCTGTGGTACCGGCCGGTCGTCCTCGAGGGCGAGAACAAGACGTACGAACCGAAAGTCCGTAGCTACTGA
- a CDS encoding succinate dehydrogenase/fumarate reductase iron-sulfur subunit: MSTQVPEQTEEESSADTESQSQSQSAAQQARMQKKRDRAAERDRQKEAEEAEKASSEDDTYLLKVFRYDPEVEGKQKPRFDEFHVPYHQGMTVLDALMYARDEYDSSLTFRHSCRQAVCGSDALFVNGRQRLGCKTQLSDLEEPVRIEPLPHQEVVKDLVVDMEHFYDQMHAVEPYFQTNDLPEGEQLQSRENREKIKMSTRCIWCGACASSCNIAAGDNKYLGPAAINKAYRFTMDEREGEDMKEHRMEILEQEHGVWRCQTQFSCTEVCPKDIPLTEHIQELKREAVKNNLKFW; the protein is encoded by the coding sequence ATGAGCACGCAAGTTCCGGAACAAACCGAAGAGGAATCGTCCGCCGACACCGAATCGCAGTCGCAGTCCCAGTCGGCCGCACAGCAGGCGCGCATGCAGAAGAAGCGCGACCGGGCCGCCGAGCGCGACCGCCAGAAGGAGGCCGAAGAGGCCGAGAAGGCGTCCAGCGAGGACGACACCTACCTCCTGAAGGTGTTCCGCTACGACCCCGAAGTCGAGGGCAAACAGAAACCGCGGTTCGACGAGTTCCACGTCCCGTACCACCAGGGGATGACCGTCCTCGACGCGCTGATGTACGCCCGCGACGAGTACGACTCCAGTCTCACCTTCCGACACTCCTGTCGGCAGGCGGTCTGCGGGTCGGACGCGCTGTTCGTCAACGGCCGTCAACGGCTCGGCTGCAAGACCCAACTGTCGGACCTCGAAGAGCCGGTTCGCATCGAACCGCTCCCCCACCAGGAGGTCGTCAAGGACCTCGTCGTGGACATGGAGCACTTCTACGACCAGATGCACGCGGTCGAACCGTACTTCCAGACGAACGACCTCCCGGAGGGCGAACAGCTCCAGTCCCGCGAGAACCGCGAGAAGATCAAGATGTCCACGCGCTGCATCTGGTGCGGCGCGTGCGCGTCCTCGTGTAACATCGCGGCGGGGGACAACAAGTACCTCGGCCCCGCGGCCATCAACAAGGCGTACCGCTTCACGATGGACGAACGCGAGGGCGAGGACATGAAGGAACACCGGATGGAGATTCTGGAGCAGGAACACGGCGTCTGGCGCTGTCAGACCCAGTTCTCCTGCACCGAGGTGTGCCCGAAGGACATCCCGCTCACGGAGCACATCCAGGAGCTGAAGCGCGAGGCGGTCAAGAACAACCTGAAGTTCTGGTGA
- a CDS encoding succinate dehydrogenase, whose protein sequence is MAEHYSSFERGGRRWLWQRITAVFLVIVLAFHFFLLHFVHHADEVTFAMSSARMEQWTYYSLMILFLVTATFHGVNGVFNALVNQGLEGTRKTAVKWTLVAASLLLIVQGVRTANAWAGISLLPF, encoded by the coding sequence ATGGCGGAACACTACTCCTCGTTCGAGCGCGGCGGGAGGCGGTGGCTCTGGCAGCGCATCACGGCGGTGTTCCTCGTGATAGTGCTCGCCTTCCACTTCTTCCTCCTCCACTTCGTCCACCACGCGGACGAGGTGACCTTCGCCATGTCGTCGGCGCGGATGGAGCAGTGGACCTACTACTCGCTGATGATCCTGTTCTTGGTCACCGCGACGTTCCACGGCGTCAACGGCGTCTTCAACGCCTTGGTGAACCAGGGACTCGAAGGCACGCGAAAGACGGCCGTGAAGTGGACGCTGGTCGCCGCCAGCCTCCTCCTGATCGTACAGGGCGTCCGAACGGCGAACGCGTGGGCGGGAATCAGTCTCCTCCCCTTCTAA
- the sdhC gene encoding succinate dehydrogenase, cytochrome b556 subunit, whose product MSQSYNRGLIEDFGRWKEFSAGMWAWIFHKFTGWVLVGYLFTHIAVLSTALTGAAAYTETIQTLESLLVVRILEVGLLAVAVFHILNGLRLLLVDLGVGLHAQDKSFYASLALTGAIVVASVPTFLAGVF is encoded by the coding sequence ATGAGTCAGTCTTACAATCGAGGCCTCATCGAGGACTTCGGCCGATGGAAGGAGTTCTCCGCGGGGATGTGGGCCTGGATTTTCCACAAGTTCACCGGCTGGGTGCTGGTGGGATATCTCTTCACCCACATCGCCGTCCTCTCGACGGCGCTGACGGGCGCGGCGGCGTACACGGAGACCATCCAGACTCTCGAGAGTCTGCTTGTGGTTCGCATCCTCGAAGTCGGCCTCCTCGCGGTGGCCGTCTTCCACATCCTCAACGGCCTCCGCCTGCTCCTCGTCGACCTCGGCGTGGGGCTTCACGCACAGGACAAGAGCTTCTACGCCTCGCTGGCCCTGACGGGCGCTATCGTCGTCGCCAGCGTGCCGACGTTCCTCGCGGGGGTGTTCTGA